The Rhodocytophaga rosea genome has a segment encoding these proteins:
- a CDS encoding aminotransferase class V-fold PLP-dependent enzyme → MKRRKLIKGLSLIPITGSVLSAQSVWAAPAENGFAGTILPVGTESAAFGALKNEPNIFRSIGVEPIVNCRGTFTIIGGSIERPEVRAAMEAASKDFVQYDELAFGIGRRLAELTGAEWGMVSAGCAAAMKHVTAACVTGGNPEKLIRIPDLSGFEKTEVIIPRMSRNAYDHAIRNIGVTIVEVNTQEELESAINPRTAMIYLMADDPSVAGKPLTLEAIAKVATPKNIPILVDAAAEVLTIPCVHLQRGATLVAYSGGKAICGPQCAGLLLGKKDILMSAWQASSPHHGPGRDNKVGREEMLGMLAGVEAWIKRDHKAEWKQWLSWLDHISKKVSTIDGVQTKVEEPTQLSNRSPVLHISWNPDHLHITGEELAEEVGRNKPRIAIGSRSEPGTTSITITTGQMQPGNEKVVADRIYGILTQKRSPRSTEMPAPSATISGRWDVKVEFFSSQSQHSLTLEQDGNWLQGSHKGDFSVRDIAGTIEGDQVKLRSVDRNPGDSITFIFSGTVSGETISGNIHMGEYLTAKFTANRYTYKGKRQRIMVPGGPPLAT, encoded by the coding sequence ATGAAACGTCGAAAACTTATCAAAGGCTTATCCCTCATCCCCATAACCGGGAGTGTTCTTTCAGCCCAGTCTGTATGGGCGGCTCCTGCCGAAAACGGATTTGCCGGGACAATACTACCAGTGGGTACAGAATCTGCTGCATTTGGTGCATTAAAGAACGAACCGAATATATTCCGGTCTATTGGCGTAGAACCCATTGTTAATTGCCGGGGAACATTTACTATTATTGGTGGCTCTATTGAACGGCCGGAGGTACGGGCGGCTATGGAAGCCGCCTCCAAAGATTTTGTACAATATGATGAACTGGCTTTCGGAATAGGACGAAGGCTTGCCGAACTAACAGGTGCAGAATGGGGAATGGTTTCAGCAGGTTGTGCTGCCGCCATGAAGCACGTAACAGCCGCTTGTGTGACTGGAGGTAATCCCGAAAAACTGATCCGCATTCCTGATCTTTCAGGTTTTGAAAAGACAGAAGTTATTATTCCCAGAATGTCACGCAATGCATACGATCATGCGATACGGAATATTGGAGTTACTATTGTGGAGGTAAATACCCAGGAAGAACTGGAGAGTGCCATCAATCCCAGAACAGCTATGATCTATCTGATGGCCGATGATCCATCTGTAGCTGGAAAGCCACTTACTCTGGAAGCAATAGCCAAAGTAGCCACTCCTAAAAATATTCCTATCCTGGTAGATGCAGCTGCCGAAGTGCTTACTATACCTTGTGTTCATTTGCAAAGAGGAGCTACCCTTGTAGCCTATAGTGGTGGAAAAGCCATTTGTGGTCCACAATGTGCCGGGTTACTACTAGGCAAAAAAGATATCCTGATGTCGGCCTGGCAGGCGAGTTCACCCCATCATGGTCCTGGCCGGGATAATAAAGTAGGAAGGGAAGAAATGCTTGGGATGCTGGCAGGTGTGGAGGCCTGGATAAAACGTGATCATAAAGCCGAGTGGAAACAGTGGCTCTCCTGGCTTGATCATATCTCGAAAAAGGTTTCTACCATTGATGGCGTACAAACGAAAGTAGAAGAACCCACCCAGCTTTCTAACCGCTCGCCTGTACTGCACATTAGCTGGAATCCTGACCATTTGCATATTACAGGTGAAGAATTAGCTGAAGAGGTAGGCAGAAATAAACCCAGAATAGCCATCGGCAGCCGCAGCGAGCCAGGAACAACCTCCATTACTATTACCACCGGACAAATGCAGCCAGGAAATGAAAAAGTAGTAGCAGACCGTATTTATGGCATCTTAACTCAGAAACGCAGCCCAAGATCCACAGAAATGCCTGCACCATCTGCCACAATCAGTGGGCGCTGGGATGTAAAAGTAGAATTTTTCAGCAGCCAAAGCCAGCATTCGCTGACATTGGAACAAGATGGCAACTGGCTACAAGGCTCCCATAAAGGTGATTTTTCTGTACGTGACATAGCTGGCACCATTGAAGGAGATCAGGTAAAACTCCGCAGTGTAGACCGTAATCCCGGCGATTCTATTACTTTTATTTTTTCAGGCACGGTATCAGGTGAAACCATTTCCGGCAATATCCACATGGGAGAATACCTGACAGCAAAATTCACGGCAAACCGGTATACCTATAAAGGAAAACGCCAGCGTATCATGGTTCCAGGTGGGCCGCCACTGGCAACTTAG